GATATCCATATGCAGGATGGGCTGTTCTTTTCAACTATTGAAGTAAGTATGAATAAGGGGTATATTTCTCAAATTCATCATCGAACCAATTTATAGACGATTACATTTTCCCTGCTCTGAATCATTTCACAACTTGCTAAAACAAAAAGAATTGAGAGGCTGTATTTTTTGCCTTCCTCTTATAAATTTGCTACCTTACATATCATTGATGCTTTATCATAATAGCAAAAAGTTTTGTTGTTAAATTGAAGTTGACCTTACATGTAAATTTTTCGATGAAGAGAGTTCGGGTGAATCCCCTGAGCTCCACGTAGCTCCACCCTTATGCAAACCTTATCACTACCTCGAGGAGGTAGAGGGTAGTAGCAAGTATCCCTTATCATGGATATCACTAGTCAAACTTAATGTGTTTCACATCTAAGATGTGACACAACTATATAGTATATAACGTACTAATATTCTTTTTAAGACTCATTCCTTGTTCAGAGTCTTGTAATTAAACTAATTCAATAGTCTATTGGAACAAAAGTCCAACTTTCCCTTAATTTATAGGGTAGTTCAATTTATTGATCTTCTATGTatctaaaatattttctattttgctAGGCCAATGATCTGGAAGAAGCTTCCCAGAAATACAATAGGTGGAGGTTATGCTGGATTATGAAGTTACAAATGGTCTCACAAGAGAAAACATTAATCCATACAAGATTCCATTTCTGGATGAAGCACAGAGCAGATCTACTAAGGTTTCCAGGAAATCCTTGCAGAAGAGAGTGTTGCAGAAAAAAAAGTTCTCTTaccaaatttttaaattttcaaatctaGCACTTCAAATTATAAGTCAAAATGAGATTTACAATTACAGCCGACCACAATTTGCTTGGAATCAAAGAAGCATCGAGAGAGTCAGAAGCAAGATGCGATATTATAATCCTTTCAAGTCCTTACCCTCCTCAACTCAGCAGTTGTCACTTCTTTGCCTACTCTCTTTGGATAATTGCAAATTGACAAAAGATGTATCTATGATTGGAACACTTAACAAGCTTGAAATTTTAACTCTAAGAATGTCAGAGATCACATCACTGCACGGTAAGTTTTGCAAACTTGAAAGAGCTACGGATTTTACACATTACATTATCTCTTCAATGTAACAATGTCCCGCCAGGAGTAATATCTAGCATGGATAAGTTAGAAGAGTTATACATTCAAGGCTGCTTTGCAGATTTGGAAATTACAAATGAATAAAAGACAGCCAACTTCCATGAGCTATTGACCTTGGGTGGCTTGACAACTTGAAAGTAGATATCTTTGATGTTTGTTGCCTACTCCTGACAGTGTTGCTCCTAATTGGGAGAAATTTGATATATGTGTTAGTGATTCAAGGAACCGCAGGTTTGCCTACGCAACACAAGGGGTTTCATTTACTAGAGTGTTGGCCACTGGTGTGAAGTTGGAAGCATTTCCAGAATGGTTTAGGCAGGCTGTAGCAGGAAAAGTGGAGAAGCTGAGCTACCAATTATGCGAGAATTTGAGCAATATTCTAGAAGAATACCATCATGGAAATTTTGATGTAGTGAAATCTCTTTATGTAGACCAATGCGCTGACGTTGCCCAATTGATAAAATTGGGAAATGGATCACTAAATCAACCAGTATTCCCTCAACTAGAGAAGCTGAATATTCACCACATGCAAAAGATCAGAAGGTATCTGTGTCGAGGAGTTACTACCTGGATCATTACAAAAAGTCAGGACTCTGGAGGTCGGAGAGGGTCCTAATTTGAAAGATTCACTCCTTCCTCCTAATTTAATTCAAAGAAGGCCAAATCTTGAAGAAGTTCAGGTAACAGGGACCTCAATCAAGGCTGTGTTTGGATTTGACGGCCTCACAGTCCATGGTGGACAATTAAGGAAGTTGAAGAAATTGACACTGCACAATCTCTCTCAACTAACTAACCTATGGAAGGGTCCTAGTGAATTAGTTATGTTCCACAGGCTAGAAGTTGTTAAAGTGTCACAATGTGAAAACCTCAGGTATATCTTCCCTTACGCCGTTTGTGATTACCTTTGTCATTTACAAGTAGTATGGCTAGAAGATTGCAGTAGCTTCGAGAAAACGATAGGTGGCCACACAGATGAAAATGGAGTTCATGAAGTACCGGAAAGCATAACTCTCCCAAGACTAACTACTTTGAGGCTTCGACTTCTACCACATCTCACTGATTTCTACATTCAAGAAGCATACTTACGTTGCCCTGAATTGCAAAGACTGCATAAACAGGATTGCGAAAGATTGAGAACTAACCTCTCTGATTACTATAGTGATCAGGAAATCCAAGAGAAGAAGAGCAGTTGAATCGTCTAGAGATTTTCATGCTTTTAGTTATATAATTTGGCGTACTTAATTTTTTGGGTATATATGGCCACCTTAGATTAAAGTTTGTGTGCTTTACTcatctttttttcttccaaCAGAGTTTAGGAATCTGAAATATTCGATGTTGCAACTATAGATTAAATTTGTGTTGATGGCAAGCACGAATTCTACCATGCAACTGATTACTGATATCAATCTTGATTCTTAGTTGCTGTCATCTGCTCTGCTGtataaattatgttattttGCTTCCAGCCTGCCACctataatatgaaagataaggTTCTTTCAGTATCTACCAAGAAGGAAATTGCGGAAAGTAGCTCAACACAAGGATTTAGATGGAAAACTCCTTACTAAAGGTTCTTTTGGTAAGAGTCAACTTTGGCAAGACTCTGGAATGACGAGATCAGGATATCACCAAAGAACCAAAGAAGGGGTGAGAGCTCGTGGTCTGAAGACATGAAGGGACTCGTGTTCTAGTGACGTGGCCAAATGGACTATAAGGATGGATATGCCGATATGATCGTACAGTATCCAGATTATTGTGGAGGAATATTGGCTGACACCACTAACAGAATCTCCACGTGTATAATAACTATTGGACGCTCGAGTTGACCTTTTTCTATTGGTTAATATGTTAACTTTGTAATCTATAAATAGTATCTTTCATACAATTGTAAGGCATCACCATCGGCGTTCCAACGCTTCATATGACTTTTTCATTGCTTgctttattatatttatttcgCTTTTACGTACATTTTCTAAGTTCTAATGTATCCAATTGCTAATAAATCGAATCTAACTAGTTAAGTTAAAGACACATGTTCTTGACCTCATACAAATTTAGTTGTATCATTTGTTATGACGGAAGGATGCAAATCCGAAAACAGAGAAAATGAAGAATACAAAATTTAATGTGGGAAAATCCTTCAAGTCGAAGGTAACAGCCACGGGATCTTCGAGATTCGAATTGCTCCATTATAACAATAAGAGGGTTACAAATATTCTCCTAAATATCTACACAACAATTGCAAAGTaaggagaagcaatagctacaccaacaaaaataataggaagaaaaatCACCTAAAACAGCGCTACCGTTCGAGACCTAAAATGAGATGTTTCTGACCTTCAAATCCGATTTTCATCGTTTAAATCAAACATTAAGATGTTAGGAACATTTAGTAAAAATTTCAGCCCGATCCAACGGTTAATGAATCGACAAACACAATTTGAAGGTTGCTGCACGGAGAGGCAAAATTGTTGCGGAAAACATCCTTTTCTTCTCTCTGGTTGAAAGctctctcaaaaacctctcttatGTGCCTAATGTCTTTCAAAAACACTACCAATGAGAAATTGaataattctctcaaatcattctatttatagagtgatatttttttctaaagccAAAACCAACTCCAAATAGGATTATAATTCCAATCCTTTTCCAAATAGGATTGGAAAtcaaattaggagaattatttCAATTCTTTTACAAATAAGATTAGGCCATGTGCCTTTGGCTGGAACATGAGCCATAGCCCAACATCATTTTCCCGATAATTAGCAAGTTTCAcaaaaagttgagaaacaatTGAAATTTTGACTATCCACTGCCAAacttgtgtttttttttaaatttttattaagtGTTCGGTACACACATTAAAATTCAACTAATTCAAATTTACGTTGCATAGGACTCCATTTGAGAGAAAGTGCTCCTTACTAAAAACATTTCTATATCCAACAAGAAGCAGTCTCATCCACTCGGCCTTTTCTTCTCAATAAAGAACAGAGGACTTCAAATTCTAGAAAACAGCAGAACGGGAAGCTTCCTTCCAATCAAAAAGTAGATAGAACTAATAACAAATATCGTTGACCATGAATAAAGATTCGAGAATACTATTCTTTTCATGAAAGACCCCTCATTTCTAGTTATTCTCTTTTCTCCCCTATAAGAGAAGACTAGAAATAATAAGTCTAATAATATTGTTGATTATTAAGGATAATAATGTCAAGCCCTTTAACTCTTCTTCTGCAATGGCTGTCCTTCTTCCTAATATTCTGTCAAATCTTTTATGCATCTCAAGCTGATTTGGGAACAGCAAGCCAGTATAGCCCACCATACACACGTAAgtttattttccaaaaataaataaatctttttttGCCTCTCATAGCTTAATTATGTTTCACTATGAAATAAAGTAATTTTTGCACAATAGTAAAAGTTGTCATCATTTAACTAGGAGACATGATTCAAGTCGTGAAAATAACTTCTTGCAATTATTCAAAATAAGTTTACATACAATAAATTCAATGTGATTCATTCGATTTCTTGGATCCAACGTATAGCAAAATCTTAATACACCTGATTGTATGCTTTTATTTTATTCCGAAATAAAGCAATACTAGCACAACAATAAGAGTTGTCATCTTGTGTGCAAAAATAGTGTCTTGCAAAATTACAAAGTAAAgctataaacaaatatatataatatccaACGTAATTGATTCAATTTTTCGGATCCGTATATAATAGGATCTTAGTGCATCATACTACAAtcttatatttcatttttttcattcattttcCTAAATACAGCTAGTGCATGTTATGGGAGTGATTCAACACAATTCCCATCAAGCAACTTTTTTGCAGCAGCTAGTGAAGGTATTTGGGACGATGGAGCTGCCTGTGGAAGACAATATTTGATAAGTTGCATTAGCTCTGTTTTGCCCAAAGCTTGTAAATCAGGAGAGACTATTCAGATCAAAATAGTTGATCGCGCACAAAATCTAACTTCAACCTCAACAAAACAAAGAACCACTATGATCCTTTCTAATGCCGCTCTTGCTGCAATTGCTGATTCCAATGCCCCTTCTCTTAACATCGATTTTCGACAGTAAGTGATCCATCTCTCAAATGATcattcaatttatttatctttttcctACAAAagtaaagggcagcccggtgcacttaagctcccgctatgtgcAGGGTAACTAAATTAATCTTAATTACATgtgctaaaaaaataaattattactacTATTGCAAAGAGATAAAGTAAACGACAACTTCAACCTGAGTAGCGCACATGTGGCCTAAATTAAAAAGTTGCATTGGGATTCGGTCGatatttttcagtttttgattTGTGAAAATACTAatctaaattaaattaaaataaatttggttcggtttgatttCTACAATTTTTGGTTCGATTTGTTTAGGTTCGATTTTTGATTTGTGAGATTAGTTGAATAAATTCACCTCCTTCAGTCTTTCAtgtgaatttttcaaaaaatataccACTGATAGTATGTTTCAATCACAAAGATAAAAATGTAACACACATGCACAACGAATGAACTAATATTCACACAATGAAAAAGAGTAAAATAGACACaagcaaaaataaattttgttcaaaatatatataaaaagatcTACTGAATTGCaatgataatatatataaagagattCAGAGCACATGCGGCCCTCCTATAGGCTACGGCCTGTGGCCGTGgagattatataaataaatttaaattttttgattaaCTGAATtaaaatagctaaaaataaaaaatcgaaTCGGATAACtgaatttttagaatttaaaatcgAATCAAATTGAAAAACCGAaactgaaattaaaaaaaatcgatTCGGTCAGTTTTTTCAATTTGAATCAGATTATGCCCAAACCTATTGCGAAGTGCTTTTagctttttaatttgtttatcggattttaatgaaaataaaaaagatttttaagtCTTATagtagtaaaataaaaatatatgaagtgtatcaaactattttttaatcttataatattaaattttagtaaacaaataaattgaaaagcAAAAAATACTGTAATAAGGTTTAAGTAGTTACATCAAATCAATTCAAAGTTAATTATGATCCAATCAATTGCAATGGCACTTATACTGCCcatcaatttcatgcaagttgTACATAATATTGACCCCGTCAACTAGTAAAGAATAGACTGGAaagatcaaaaaaaaaaaagaaggtccCAGCTACGAAAAAGATGGAAACGTGTTTAAAAGGCCATTCAAGGAAAACAAAAAATGGATGCAATACTAACTTGTTAGCCAAAATCCCATATAAATAATCCTTTAAGAACATGTTAGCACTTCAAATTTGAGTAACATTTCATAAATTTGTTATATGCAAGGTGGGTCCATTTTCTTTCAGTTTGGATGTTCAAATTGTAACATTGACAGATAAGAACTCTTTTGTTACTGCAGGGTCTAGAAGggggaaaaaaaaaacaagaagtgTTTGAAGTTGAAAAGAATCATTTGGAAGAAGAAATTGTATTTAGACATGAATTTCACtcgaacaaaaaaaaaattaaaattttgtaagTAAattaccatttcacttaaaatagaccttaattttataaaaaagttTAAGTTAGAATTGagaaacaaaatacaaaaacaatCGTTTGATTTGTAAATAGTATGTCATTATTTGCAAATAATTAGTGTATATAAATGTACCAAAGGCAACAATATGTTGAGCTTGCACTTTTTACATACCCGGGTTATCATTAGTGAATCGTATGTATATTAATTAGCCATTCATTACATTagaaacaaaattttatttgtttattttagcaTATCAAAAAAaggataatttcttttttctattttacccttagcattaattatttattctctAAATCTATTTTCAAGTCTTTTAAAGAATACTATATACTAATTAATATGAgtttcatagtaaaatatacactttattttttattctttaataAGGAATATGCTAAGTCTattgaacaagtaaaagtgaatggAGGGAGTACTTATACTTGTGCTTGGTGTATATATCTTAAAGGGTCATTAGGTACACGGACTAAGTTATCCCAAGTTTATAGTCTTGTGATTATAATTCCTGAACTTGCTTATTCCACCGGAGAGATGTgataaaataatctcaaattGAATGGAATAAAATAGGATGTCCCAAAATTagtcttaaaataaaattttatatcacatttaattgataaatttataaattttatctcaTAATTAATTTTGGAATGTCCCATCTTATCTCACTTTAACTCAATGTGCTGGATATTAGAAAAGTTGATCTGATTAATATGATGAAGTGCATTTCGAGATAATTTTGAACATTGAGCGTCATTTTATATTGTAataaaatacatttaaataTAAAGGTAAACGTGCATTGATAAGAAACAAAGGCAAGTTGTTGATTCGATACACCTAATAATAGTCGGCTGGAACGTGTTCtgagagaaataaaataatattcgcttaatttatttgaaaaaaatattagattgTTGTGTTTGATTTGAAAACATTTATTGATTAGGTGAATTATGGTTCAATAGTTTCAAATCAACAAATTCTGTTTGACTTGCTAAACGACACACTAATTTGTGCAATCCAAACCAGGTTGGAGACCAACTCAATGATAAGTATTGAGTAGTATAAATTAAAAACAGTGAAGAGTAAGATCAACCAACTACTCTCGATTTGGCCAACTAATTTGAAAATTGACAACTAAATATGTAAAGATCCTCctttttattcaaatttcttCTAAATTATACTTGAtcctaattatttatattaaccTAAATAATGAAGTTTTTGTCTTAAAATAAGactaaattaacaatttaataatgaaagagagagtaaataGGAGAACAGAAGAGGAAGCAAAGCAGATAAATTGCAGTGtatctatatttttgttcttCACCGTCTTCTATTGTCAATTCATGGCAATGTATATATAGAAGAATTAGTGTTAGAAAATGATTAGTGGGCTGCCCACTTTTAGTGGGCCCCACTTTAATATAATATGTAGTGGACATTCCACTTAATATGTGAACATTCcacttaacactcccccttgaatgtccacgtgtaatgtgttTACATAAAAacactttacaagaaataatatactaagTTATTCTGATGTTGTGTctacatatctgataatacgccttgattgctgtttcattaaaaaccttaccaggaaaacctagtgggacaaaaccttggttaaggaaaaaagagtgcaacgcgTATTTACTTcccctgatgaaagcttcatttgatattttggagacggcgcattccaaccttatgccttagcttatcaaaagttgatgttggtaatgcctttgtgaataaatctgcaagattatcacttgaacgaacttgttgtacatcaatttcaccattcttctgaagatcatgtgtgaagaataattttggtgaaatgtgtttcgttctgtctccttttatgaagccacctttcaattgagctatgcacgcgacattgtcttcgaatataattgtgggtattttaacattattttctagaccacatctttctttgatgaactgtatcatcgatctcaaccacacacattctctacttgcttcatgaattgctattatttcagcatgatttgaagaagtagcaacaatggactgttttgtagatcgtcatgatatagcagtccctccgtgtgtaaacagataacctgtctgagatcgagctttatgtgggtctgataaataacctgcatctgcataaccaataaggtctgcgcaacctttgttagtataaaacaaactcatatcaatagtacccttcaggtatcgcaaaatatgtttgataccgttccaatgccttcgcattggggatgaactataccttgctagcaaattgacagaaaatgttatatcaggcctagttgcgttagcaaggtacataagtgcgCCAATAacactaagatatggtacttcaggaccaagaatttcttcatcctcttctggaggtcgaaactgatccttttccacttcaagtgatcgaacaaccattggagtacttaatggatgtgctttgtccatgtaaaatctttttaagattttcgatggacaaaaactccatctgctaaatgttcaatttgcagacctagacaaagttttgtctttccaaggtctttcatttcaaattctttctttagatattcaattgccttttggacctcttcaggggttccaatgagatttatgtcatcaacataaacagcgagtataacaaactctgattccgttttcttaataaaaacacatgaacaaataacatcattaatataaccttcatttattaagtactcacttaggcgattataccacatgcgctctgattgtttcagaccatataatgatctttggagttttattgagtatacttcctgagactttttacatgcttcaggcaattttaatccttctgggattttcatgtaaatttcattatcaagtgaaccataaaggtaagttgtaaccacatccattaggtgtatttcaagatttttatgtacagctaaactgatgagatattgaaatgttattccatccataaccggtgaatatgttttttcatagttaactccgggtctttgagagaatccttgtgcaacaaggcatgccttatatcttacaatttcatttctctcattttgttttctaacaaaaacccatttataaccaactggttttacaccttcaggggtttggactacaagtccaaaaacctcacgtttagcaagtgagtctaattctgattgaattgccttttgccattctggccaatcacatctacgtcgacaatcttcgacggatttaggttcaatactttcactatcttgcatgaggttaattgcaacattatatgcaaaaacattatccaccgtaatttttgatcgatctaaatttatctcatcaccggtagaacttattgaaagttcttcattcacttgagtctcgggttcacttatttcttcaggaatatcaggattactcaaaccttgaccttcttcaggaagttcgtgtgtagtatcatctttattatttcttacgcttctttttctaggatttttatcctttgaacccaacggtctaccacgcttctggcgtgtttgggattcagaagctatgatacttgtagatggtccttttgggacatcaattcggataggtacattcactgcagggatatgtgacttagttatccgtttcaaatcagtaaatgcatctgacatttgatttgttattttctgtaagtggatgatcttttggatctcctgctcacatgtgcgggtgcgtggatcaaaatatgatagtgatgaaactttccacgcaatttctttttctttttcgggttcctttttctcttcccataatggcgggaaaattatttcatcaaaccgacaatctgcaaatcgagcagtgaataaatctccagtcaacggttcaagataTCGAATTATGGTTGGTGAGTCAaatccaacatatatgcccaaccttcgttgagggcccatttttgtacgttgtggtggtgctacaggcacgtataccgcacaaccaaaaattcttaaatgggctatatttggttcatgaccaaatactaattgtgacggagaatatttattataatgtttcgatctgagacgtacaagtgctgctgcatgtaagatagcatgac
The genomic region above belongs to Solanum dulcamara chromosome 5, daSolDulc1.2, whole genome shotgun sequence and contains:
- the LOC129890668 gene encoding uncharacterized protein LOC129890668, producing the protein MLDYEVTNGLTRENINPYKIPFLDEAQSRSTKVSRKSLQKRVLQKKKFSYQIFKFSNLALQIISQNEIYNYSRPQFAWNQRSIERVRSKMRYYNPFKSLPSSTQQLSLLCLLSLDNCKLTKDVSMIGTLNKLEILTLRMSEITSLHGKFCKLERATDFTHYIISSIVAPNWEKFDICVSDSRNRRFAYATQGVSFTRVLATGVKLEAFPEWFRQAVAGKVEKLSYQLCENLSNILEEYHHGNFDVVKSLYVDQCADVAQLIKLGNGSLNQPVFPQLEKLNIHHMQKIRRTLEVGEGPNLKDSLLPPNLIQRRPNLEEVQVTGTSIKAVFGFDGLTVHGGQLRKLKKLTLHNLSQLTNLWKGPSELVMFHRLEVVKVSQCENLRYIFPYAVCDYLCHLQVVWLEDCSSFEKTIGGHTDENGVHEVPESITLPRLTTLRLRLLPHLTDFYIQEAYLRCPELQRLHKQDCERLRTNLSDYYSDQEIQEKKSS
- the LOC129888383 gene encoding EG45-like domain containing protein; amino-acid sequence: MSSPLTLLLQWLSFFLIFCQIFYASQADLGTASQYSPPYTPSACYGSDSTQFPSSNFFAAASEGIWDDGAACGRQYLISCISSVLPKACKSGETIQIKIVDRAQNLTSTSTKQRTTMILSNAALAAIADSNAPSLNIDFRQV